The Blastopirellula marina genomic sequence ACTTCCCTTTCGATATCAACGCTGTTGCCCGCTGCGAGAACTGATTGAACGCTCCGCCGGACTTCTCATAGGCGAACTTGCCACCGCCGTACGGTGCATCGACCGGCGTACCAGGGCTCCACACTTTGTACGTTTCGCCGATATGGTAACCACTGTCTTTCAACAGCAGCGGATAGCTAGGGATCGCTGGATCCCAAACAGCACCTTGCAGAATGGCCCCTCGCCCCGTTCGCCAGAAATATTGGCCCGAAAGAAGCGAGCTCCGGCAAGGCGTGCATGACGGAGCATTCACAAACGCGTTCTTAAACAGAACACCGCGCTTGGCCAACGCGTCGAAATTCGGAGTCTTCACGACGTCGTTGATGCCGCCCGGCTCAAGCTCTCCATAGATACTGGCCTGTTTGCCCCAGTCGTCGGCAAAGGCAAACAAGATATTCGGGCGTTTGGTTTCTTCGGCATGAAGCAGGTTTGCAAAGCCGGTCAGGCAGATAGCCGTTAGCGCAAGCAGTAAAGTGCGTTGAATCATCATAGGAGTGTCCAGAAGTAGAGTCTCGGCGAGTGCCATCGAAGAATGGCATTTTAGACCGAACGAAGGTGAAACGCACGCGCCGATCCGCCAGCTAATCGAATTGACGCACGATCTTCGTCAGCGTTCTACGGTAGTCGAAGTAATCGACTTCCAACTGATGCCGGGTCGTCGCCAGGAAGTGATCGCGCGAACTCAATCCGATTCCACCAGCTTGTTTCTGCTCGCGAAACCGCTGGGCGACCTCGCGTCCTTCCTGCTTCGCTTTCAGAAAGCGGGCAATGATTTGCGTTTGCAAATCGGTCAATTGCCACTGACCACTGTTGGGCTGAATCATGCCGGCGACAAAGAGCGTATCGTCGGTCGGATGAAACGCATGCAAGTAAAGTTTGGGGACGCCGTTATGCGAGTTGAGCAGGTCATCCTCAATAAACGGAAACACCAGCTGATAGCCCGTCGCAAACACAACCATGTCGAACGCCTCACGACGACCATCGGTGAACTCAATCGACTCTCCATCCCAGCTGCGCACGTCGGGAAAGACCTTTAGCTTCCCATGCCCTGCATAGTAAGGAAGCTGCGAATTGATAATCGGGTGGGCATCGAACAACCCATGCTCTGGCTTGGGCAATCCGTACCGTTGGGGCTTTCCGATCGTCCAATCAACCACAAACTGTGAAAGCCGTTGCTGCCAGGCCCGCGGGATCGGCCAGCGGCGAACGCGATCTCCAACCACATCGGCAGGCTTCCCGCGAATGAATTTCGGAAAGAAATGGTAACCGCGCCGCATGCTGATCGCCGCGGACTGGCCATGAATGGCGGCCTCGACCGCAATATCGCAACCACTGTTACCGGCTCCGACAACGAGAACCCGCTTCCCTTCAAGTTGGCGATGGTGCTTGTAGCTATGGGCGTGCAGCGACTCACCGGCAAATTGCCCGGCAATGGTCGGCATCATCGGCTCAGCATGGTGTCCGTTGGCAATCACGACGGCAGCGAAAGATTCGGTCGTGCTCTGGGAACTTCCTTCTTCTCGCAGTTCGATCTGCCACGAGGAGT encodes the following:
- a CDS encoding flavin-containing monooxygenase, which gives rise to MTSQHEFRVLVIGAGPSGLVALKNLRQIGIDTVAVDRNVGIGGNWDIRSPHSSVYESTHLISSKGMTQFFDCPMPEEYPEYPSHREVLAYLHFYAERFELDRYVRKNTSVVSLKKGDSSWQIELREEGSSQSTTESFAAVVIANGHHAEPMMPTIAGQFAGESLHAHSYKHHRQLEGKRVLVVGAGNSGCDIAVEAAIHGQSAAISMRRGYHFFPKFIRGKPADVVGDRVRRWPIPRAWQQRLSQFVVDWTIGKPQRYGLPKPEHGLFDAHPIINSQLPYYAGHGKLKVFPDVRSWDGESIEFTDGRREAFDMVVFATGYQLVFPFIEDDLLNSHNGVPKLYLHAFHPTDDTLFVAGMIQPNSGQWQLTDLQTQIIARFLKAKQEGREVAQRFREQKQAGGIGLSSRDHFLATTRHQLEVDYFDYRRTLTKIVRQFD